A single window of Rhipicephalus microplus isolate Deutch F79 unplaced genomic scaffold, USDA_Rmic scaffold_29, whole genome shotgun sequence DNA harbors:
- the LOC119183009 gene encoding uncharacterized protein LOC119183009, which produces MCSRVGAVSAARVGRGIRCTEKPGEDFQVVLPQLPSGDSVLHTVFLHGNLKARPYRVEHVRDSLARLSLLPEVVALGAYQMNHVWAVTFKDDEGKKKMLAAESFDLKDHRCMVVDPRDRGVRLKLYWLLHGVPDEAVRVALTPYGKVTEISRDKWKVQGCNDKGSTTRSVTLRLHAGVSVDDLPHQLRVAEDMALVVIPGRAPLCLRCRAIGHIRRDCRVPRCGVCRRYGHDDAHCVRSYASIAGPGQTDEVSEHLMDAVDAEEASREDGYTEGPATPPEQSSGAALESTNKGDKHSGAPGTNLDTAAVENDATAASKSSSAAREGGPEATDAEMTKAGAIAFKRARETPDRTGNVDTSAINEPPTKTATGRRPTFKPRPNLSPDRRGTQTSAPP; this is translated from the coding sequence atgtgctcccgcgtaggggcggtttcagcggcccgtgtgggccgcggtatcaggtgtaccgaaaagccaggcgaagatttccaggttgttctgcctcagctgccttcaggtgattccgttttgcacacggtttttttgcacggaaacttgaaagccaggccatatcgagtggagcatgtccgagacagccttgctcgtctttcgctgctgccggaagtggttgccctaggggcataccaaatgaatcatgtatgggcagtgacgttcaaggatgatgagggtaaaaagaagatgctggcggcggagtcttttgatctaaaggaccatcgctgtatggtggttgacccccgtgatcgaggtgtgcggctgaagttgtactggcttcttcatggcgtgccggacgaggctgtgcgagtcgccttaacgccctacggaaaagtgaccgagataagcagagataaatggaaggtgcagggttgcaatgataaaggttcaaccacgcggtcggtcacgctgaggctacacgcgggcgtgtccgtggacgacctgccacaccaactgCGAGTTGCGGAGGATATGGCGCTCGTCGTAATTCCTGGCAGAGCACCGCTATGCCTCCGATGCCGGGCTATCGGACACATTCGACGGGATTGCCGCGTGCCGCGCTGTGGGGTCTGTCGTCGCTATGGCCACGATGACGCCCACTGTGTGAGGTCGTACGCCAGCATTGCGGGCCCAGGCCAAACAGACGAAGTGTCTGAACACCTGATGGATGCCGTGGATGCCGAAGAAGCGAGCAGGGAAGACGGTTATACGGAAGGCCCTGCCACGCCCCCTGAACAGTCTTCTGGGGCCGCACTGGAATCTACCAATAAAGGCGACAAGCACTCTGGTGCGCCAGGAACGAATTTAGACACGGCAGCAGTAGAGAACGACGCTACAGCAGCGAGCAAGTCAtcttcagctgcgcgagagggcggcccggaagcaacggacgccgagatgaccaaggccggtgctatcgcttttaagcgagctcgtgaaacacctgaccgtaccggaaatgttgacacgtcggccatcaatgaacctccaacaaagacggcgactggtcgtcGGCCTACCTTTAAACCACGACCAAACCTGTCTCCTGACCGTAGGGGCACTCAAACGTCGGCCCCGCCGTAG